The following proteins are co-located in the Paludibaculum fermentans genome:
- a CDS encoding M20/M25/M40 family metallo-hydrolase: protein MLLRLAVCGLALLSLSAQDRVDLQVVQQIKAEAYERSKVMETLAGLTDRYGPRLTGSPEAREAADWASKRLISWGVQNVHLEKWGPFGRAWSVEQYAVEMVEPRYALLTAMPLAWSGGTNGAVTGEVIQAVFRDSYNPKKMAEELAKFKEKYKGKLRGKVVLLNPVQDLSPSTQGLVKRYTDAELADMAKAVGPTAKVGYDPAKTEVPEEPEKLGPFFNSLNVKGIETFIAQLYGLRGERAKFLKDEGAVAVFTADGRARDGRTAAEQAGRQEAEFPMGPPSFVVTAEHYNRLVRLAESGTAPKVRVMLKVKTEEKVDSFNLVGELPGGAKKDELVMVGAHFDSWHAGTGATDNGAGSAVMMEVVRILKSLNLKLDRTVRLVLWTGEEQGLLGSIAYVKEHFADPKTMQLTSEHGRMSGYFNLDNGAGKIRGVYVENNDAMKPVFEQWLAPFRDMGVSTVTLRTTGGTDHLAFDAVGLPGFQFIQDPLDYGSVTHHGNMDVYDHVPADDLKQASAVIASVVYHAATRAEMLPRKALPKPAE, encoded by the coding sequence ATGTTGCTGCGACTAGCTGTGTGCGGCCTGGCGCTTCTTTCCCTCTCAGCCCAGGACCGGGTGGACCTGCAAGTTGTCCAACAGATCAAGGCGGAAGCCTATGAACGATCGAAGGTCATGGAGACGCTGGCGGGGCTGACGGACCGCTACGGGCCGAGGTTGACGGGTTCGCCCGAAGCGCGCGAGGCAGCGGATTGGGCGTCGAAGCGCCTGATCTCGTGGGGCGTGCAGAACGTGCATCTGGAGAAATGGGGTCCGTTTGGCCGGGCCTGGTCAGTGGAGCAGTATGCGGTGGAGATGGTGGAGCCGCGCTATGCGCTATTGACGGCGATGCCGCTGGCGTGGAGTGGGGGGACGAACGGTGCGGTGACGGGCGAAGTGATCCAGGCGGTATTCCGCGACTCCTACAACCCGAAGAAGATGGCCGAGGAGCTGGCGAAGTTCAAGGAAAAGTACAAGGGCAAGCTGCGCGGCAAGGTGGTGCTGCTGAATCCGGTGCAGGACCTGAGCCCGTCGACGCAGGGGCTGGTGAAGCGGTATACGGACGCCGAGTTGGCTGACATGGCCAAGGCCGTGGGGCCCACTGCGAAGGTGGGTTACGATCCGGCGAAGACGGAAGTGCCCGAAGAGCCCGAAAAGCTGGGGCCGTTCTTCAACAGCCTGAACGTGAAGGGGATTGAGACGTTCATCGCGCAGCTCTACGGACTGCGCGGCGAGCGGGCGAAGTTCCTGAAGGATGAAGGCGCCGTGGCCGTGTTTACGGCGGATGGCCGGGCGCGGGATGGGCGTACGGCGGCGGAGCAGGCGGGGCGGCAGGAGGCGGAGTTCCCCATGGGTCCTCCATCGTTTGTCGTGACGGCGGAGCATTACAACCGGCTGGTGCGGCTGGCGGAGAGCGGTACAGCGCCGAAGGTAAGGGTGATGCTGAAGGTGAAGACCGAGGAGAAGGTGGACAGCTTCAACCTGGTGGGCGAGCTGCCGGGCGGCGCGAAGAAGGACGAACTGGTGATGGTGGGCGCGCACTTCGATTCGTGGCATGCGGGCACGGGCGCGACGGACAACGGCGCGGGCAGCGCGGTGATGATGGAAGTGGTGCGGATCCTGAAGTCGCTCAACCTGAAGCTGGACCGTACGGTACGGCTGGTGCTGTGGACGGGTGAGGAGCAGGGGTTGCTGGGTTCGATCGCGTATGTGAAGGAACACTTCGCGGATCCGAAGACGATGCAGTTGACGTCGGAGCACGGGCGGATGAGCGGGTACTTCAACCTGGACAACGGGGCAGGGAAGATCCGCGGCGTCTATGTGGAGAACAACGACGCGATGAAGCCGGTGTTCGAGCAGTGGCTGGCGCCGTTCCGGGACATGGGCGTCAGCACGGTGACCCTGCGGACGACGGGCGGGACGGACCACCTGGCGTTCGATGCCGTGGGGCTGCCGGGGTTCCAGTTCATTCAGGATCCGCTGGACTACGGGTCAGTGACGCATCACGGGAACATGGACGTGTACGACCATGTGCCGGCAGACGATTTGAAGCAGGCCAGCGCGGTGATTGCGTCGGTGGTGTACCACGCAGCCACCCGCGCTGAGATGCTGCCCCGCAAGGCGCTGCCGAAGCCCGCGGAATAA
- a CDS encoding peroxidase gives MSDSEKPKSPMEPMFLPGVENNPQPSAYLDSIRMMQASGAEYPQIWHMFAFRAEATTHLARFTQEMLREPGPLSPGVRELIAAYTSARNHCPF, from the coding sequence ATGAGCGATTCCGAGAAGCCGAAGTCTCCAATGGAGCCGATGTTCCTGCCTGGGGTGGAGAACAACCCCCAGCCGAGCGCCTACCTGGACAGCATCCGCATGATGCAGGCGTCGGGCGCGGAGTATCCGCAGATCTGGCACATGTTCGCGTTCAGGGCGGAGGCAACGACGCACCTGGCGCGCTTCACGCAGGAGATGCTGCGCGAGCCGGGCCCGCTGAGCCCGGGCGTGCGCGAGCTGATTGCGGCCTATACGTCGGCGCGCAATCACTGCCCGTTTTGA
- a CDS encoding amidohydrolase, whose product MLPIVALLGLVLVVPAVAQKADLIVENARIYTVNPAMPSAKAIAVAGEKILAVGADVSSYAGPDTRRIDAHGAALIPGLIDSHGHMRGLGGLLESRDLRHVKTVAEIAEYVKQQATGRPAGEWVVGRNWDQTNWGGVFPSAKDLDAVVADRPVFLTRVDGHAGWANSKAMALAGIDDKTPDPAGGKILRDAQGKATGILVDRAQGLVRGKIPPPTFAQIKKQLELAVAECARLGLTGVHDAGVSEADLRAYKELIAEGKMPMRVWAMIGGEGLLWKQYLEKGPEIGSYLTVRAIKLYADGALGSRGAALWQPYTDDKANSGLMMTTKEDIERVAKQAAARGFQVCTHAIGDRANRTVLDAYAAALQGKNDKRFRVEHAQVISLPDFQLFADNSVIASVQATHATSDMRWIDKRVGPDRVAGAYAWQRFLKAGVPVANGSDFPVEEPNPMLGLYAAITRQDVTGQPPGGWTPDQRMSRAQALESWTLTGAYAAFEEKTKGSLEVGKLADFVILDHDIMTAPVLDIVKTKVRLTVVGGKVVYEQK is encoded by the coding sequence ATGCTGCCTATTGTAGCCCTGTTAGGGCTTGTGCTGGTTGTGCCGGCCGTCGCGCAGAAGGCTGATCTGATCGTTGAAAACGCTCGAATTTACACCGTGAACCCTGCGATGCCATCAGCGAAGGCGATCGCCGTGGCCGGGGAGAAGATCCTGGCGGTGGGCGCGGATGTGAGCTCGTATGCCGGGCCGGACACGCGGCGCATCGATGCGCACGGCGCGGCGCTGATTCCGGGTTTGATTGATTCGCACGGCCATATGCGTGGTTTGGGCGGCCTGCTGGAGTCGCGCGACCTGCGGCACGTGAAGACCGTGGCGGAGATCGCGGAGTATGTGAAGCAGCAGGCAACGGGCCGGCCGGCGGGCGAATGGGTGGTGGGCCGGAACTGGGATCAGACCAATTGGGGCGGGGTATTCCCGAGCGCCAAGGATCTGGATGCGGTGGTGGCGGACCGTCCCGTGTTCCTGACTCGGGTGGACGGCCATGCGGGCTGGGCGAACTCGAAGGCGATGGCGCTGGCGGGGATTGACGACAAGACTCCGGATCCGGCGGGCGGCAAGATTCTGCGGGACGCCCAGGGGAAAGCGACCGGCATCCTGGTGGACCGGGCACAGGGCCTGGTGCGGGGGAAGATTCCTCCGCCGACCTTTGCGCAGATCAAGAAACAGTTGGAACTGGCGGTGGCGGAATGTGCTCGGCTGGGCCTGACGGGTGTTCACGATGCAGGCGTCAGCGAAGCCGACCTGCGGGCTTACAAGGAATTGATCGCCGAGGGCAAGATGCCGATGCGGGTGTGGGCGATGATCGGCGGCGAGGGCTTGCTGTGGAAGCAGTATCTGGAGAAGGGTCCGGAGATCGGCAGCTACCTGACGGTGCGGGCGATCAAGCTATATGCGGACGGGGCGCTGGGGTCGCGTGGAGCGGCGCTATGGCAGCCGTATACGGACGACAAGGCGAACTCCGGCCTGATGATGACGACGAAGGAAGACATCGAGCGGGTGGCCAAACAGGCGGCGGCGCGCGGATTCCAGGTGTGTACGCACGCTATTGGCGACCGTGCGAACCGGACGGTGCTGGATGCCTACGCGGCGGCGCTGCAGGGCAAGAACGACAAGCGGTTCCGGGTGGAGCATGCGCAGGTGATCTCGCTGCCGGACTTCCAGCTATTTGCGGACAACTCCGTGATCGCGTCGGTGCAGGCCACGCATGCGACGTCAGACATGCGCTGGATCGATAAGCGGGTGGGCCCGGACCGTGTGGCGGGCGCCTATGCGTGGCAGCGGTTTTTGAAGGCGGGTGTGCCGGTGGCGAATGGCAGCGACTTCCCGGTGGAGGAGCCGAATCCGATGCTGGGGCTGTATGCGGCGATCACTCGGCAGGATGTGACGGGGCAGCCGCCGGGCGGGTGGACTCCGGACCAGCGGATGAGCCGGGCGCAGGCGTTGGAGAGCTGGACGCTGACCGGCGCCTATGCCGCCTTTGAAGAAAAGACCAAGGGTTCGCTGGAAGTGGGCAAGCTGGCAGATTTCGTGATTCTCGATCATGACATCATGACGGCTCCGGTTTTGGATATTGTGAAGACGAAGGTGCGGCTGACCGTGGTTGGGGGCAAGGTAGTGTACGAGCAGAAATGA
- a CDS encoding sulfatase family protein: MTRREILAGAAAMSLNNATKPRNVIFILSDDHRYDALGFLKAQPWLETPQLDRLASEGAHFRNAFVTTALCSPSRASILTGVYAHRHKIVDNNTAIPQGTTFFPSHLQKAGYKTGFFGKWHMGNSGDAPQPGFDEWVSFLGQGTYLPNPNGLNVNGRKVPQKGYITDELTDYSLNWLNSLPKQQPYFMYLSHKAVHAEFEPAARHKGRYQDAKFIYPPTMQETGEMAQNRPMWVRNQRNSWHGVDYPYHSQLDIADYYKRYAETLMAVDESVGRVLDTLKSRGELDSTLVVYMGDNGFAFGEHGLIDKRTAYEESMRVPLLARCPELFQGGKTVNQVVAGLDIMPTVLDTCGAPTPAGLDGMSWLPLARGESTGWRKELLYEYYWERNFPQTPTVHALRGDRYKFIRCQGVWDIDELYDLQEDPLESRNLINSENHKAIAAGMRNRLFEVLEQTGGMNIPLQPDGGSQQSLRNPDKAKPADFPPQFIGRPKGPARHQ, from the coding sequence ATGACCCGTAGAGAAATCCTGGCCGGCGCGGCCGCCATGAGCCTCAACAACGCGACCAAGCCGCGCAACGTGATCTTCATCCTCAGCGACGATCACCGCTACGACGCCCTGGGCTTCCTCAAAGCCCAGCCCTGGCTGGAGACACCCCAACTCGACCGTCTCGCCTCGGAAGGCGCCCACTTCCGCAACGCCTTTGTCACCACCGCGCTCTGCTCGCCCAGCCGCGCCTCCATCCTCACCGGCGTCTACGCCCACCGTCACAAAATCGTCGACAACAATACCGCCATCCCCCAGGGCACCACGTTCTTCCCGTCCCATCTCCAGAAGGCCGGCTACAAGACCGGTTTCTTCGGCAAATGGCACATGGGCAACTCCGGCGACGCGCCCCAGCCCGGCTTCGACGAATGGGTCAGCTTCCTCGGCCAGGGCACCTATCTGCCCAACCCGAACGGCCTGAACGTCAACGGCCGCAAGGTCCCGCAGAAGGGCTACATCACCGACGAGCTCACCGACTACTCGCTAAATTGGCTCAACTCCCTGCCCAAGCAGCAGCCCTACTTCATGTACCTGTCGCACAAGGCCGTCCACGCTGAGTTCGAACCCGCCGCTCGCCACAAGGGCCGCTACCAGGACGCCAAGTTTATCTATCCGCCCACCATGCAGGAGACGGGCGAGATGGCTCAGAACCGCCCCATGTGGGTCCGCAACCAGCGCAACTCCTGGCACGGCGTCGACTACCCCTACCACTCCCAGCTCGACATCGCCGATTACTACAAGCGCTACGCCGAAACCCTGATGGCCGTCGACGAAAGCGTCGGCCGCGTGCTCGACACCCTCAAATCCCGCGGCGAACTCGACTCCACCCTCGTCGTCTACATGGGCGACAACGGCTTCGCCTTCGGCGAGCACGGCCTCATCGACAAACGCACCGCCTATGAGGAATCCATGCGCGTGCCCCTGCTCGCCCGTTGCCCGGAGCTCTTCCAGGGCGGCAAGACCGTCAATCAGGTGGTCGCCGGCCTCGACATCATGCCCACCGTCCTCGACACCTGCGGAGCCCCCACGCCCGCCGGCCTTGATGGCATGAGCTGGCTGCCGCTCGCGCGCGGCGAATCCACCGGCTGGCGCAAGGAATTGCTCTACGAGTACTACTGGGAGCGCAACTTCCCGCAGACACCCACGGTCCACGCCCTGCGCGGAGACCGCTACAAGTTCATCCGCTGCCAGGGCGTCTGGGATATCGACGAGCTCTACGACCTGCAGGAAGACCCGCTGGAGAGCCGCAACCTCATCAACAGCGAGAACCACAAGGCGATCGCAGCCGGAATGCGCAACCGCCTCTTCGAGGTACTGGAGCAGACCGGCGGCATGAACATCCCGCTGCAGCCCGACGGCGGCAGCCAGCAAAGCCTGCGCAACCCGGACAAAGCCAAACCGGCCGACTTCCCGCCGCAGTTCATCGGCAGGCCCAAAGGCCCGGCCCGACACCAGTAG
- a CDS encoding MauE/DoxX family redox-associated membrane protein — translation MAHGDMTAPALQTAVWQYWVGTVSAFLLALLFLVAGVWKLSDPFATETRMVQALIPTQLAMATALAAGVAEVWSGIMLLVPRWRRWGAWLSGLMLVAFLVYFAVFYQQLQGADCSCFPWLKRVVGPGFFISDAAMLLLAVAAGRWSIASYSLKQATMVLCAIVVFAGAIFGVTAARQTGTKAPAQITVDGKAFTTAQGRVFLFFFDPECMHCFAAAQQMSKYTWKDVKVVVVPTVHPQYSESFLKDTGLKAGISPDINVLRQTFAFKTDPPYGVALERGRQVGAYPFFDEKDPVAGLKKIGWLP, via the coding sequence ATGGCACACGGGGATATGACCGCCCCCGCGCTGCAAACCGCGGTTTGGCAGTACTGGGTTGGAACCGTTAGCGCCTTCCTGCTGGCCCTGTTGTTCCTCGTCGCCGGCGTCTGGAAACTCAGCGATCCGTTCGCCACCGAAACCCGCATGGTGCAGGCCCTCATTCCCACACAGCTCGCGATGGCCACCGCCCTGGCCGCCGGTGTCGCCGAGGTGTGGAGCGGCATCATGCTCCTGGTCCCCCGCTGGCGCAGATGGGGCGCCTGGCTCAGCGGCCTCATGCTGGTGGCCTTCCTGGTCTACTTCGCCGTCTTCTACCAGCAACTGCAGGGTGCCGATTGCAGCTGCTTCCCCTGGTTGAAGCGCGTCGTCGGACCCGGTTTCTTCATCAGCGATGCGGCCATGCTCCTTCTGGCTGTCGCTGCCGGGCGCTGGTCCATCGCCTCTTATAGCCTCAAGCAGGCTACCATGGTGCTCTGCGCGATCGTCGTCTTTGCAGGCGCAATCTTCGGCGTCACGGCCGCCCGCCAGACCGGCACCAAGGCTCCGGCCCAGATCACGGTGGATGGTAAGGCCTTCACCACCGCCCAAGGGCGCGTCTTCCTCTTCTTCTTTGATCCGGAATGCATGCACTGCTTCGCCGCCGCCCAGCAGATGTCCAAGTACACCTGGAAGGACGTCAAGGTGGTGGTCGTCCCCACGGTGCATCCCCAATACTCGGAAAGCTTCCTGAAGGACACCGGCCTCAAAGCCGGCATCTCCCCGGACATCAACGTCCTGCGCCAGACCTTTGCGTTTAAGACCGATCCGCCCTACGGCGTCGCCCTCGAACGCGGCCGGCAGGTGGGCGCTTATCCGTTCTTCGACGAAAAGGACCCTGTCGCGGGCCTCAAGAAGATCGGCTGGCTGCCTTAA
- a CDS encoding MFS transporter: MSESRMSGEGSAGYPGWRVVFASSVGVLTGFASLLVYTFGIFLKPLSAEFGWSREAVSMAFGFAALTVAVCSPVLGRLLDRYGPRRVIVPCVTVFALAFGALSLLSSHLWHLYAMFVLIGAVGNGTAMLSYARAISSWFDQRRGLALALMLTGGTVGAVAWPPAAQALILHFGWRWAFAVLGGLVLLVGLPTVATMVRENPASRKPSGDAQTGVEWAEGLKSRAFWILAVVLFLASISQNGTITHLPALLTDRGVDSSRAALAVSAMGVAAFLGRMITGWLLDRFPAPRVGFVLLALAAGGVFVMASARTLETGIVAAVLIGFGMGGEADVTPFLLSRYFGLRSFSTLYGLTWTSYAIAGAIGPILMGRAFDSSSSYGGMIVKLAVLTVGAAALMLFLPALPESRAKQPETRLPGPLLTAEEPVPPVG, encoded by the coding sequence ATGTCAGAAAGTAGAATGAGCGGCGAAGGCTCGGCCGGCTATCCTGGCTGGCGGGTGGTGTTTGCGTCATCCGTCGGGGTGCTGACGGGTTTCGCGTCGCTGCTGGTGTATACGTTCGGGATCTTCCTGAAGCCGTTGAGCGCGGAGTTTGGCTGGTCCAGGGAGGCGGTGTCGATGGCGTTCGGCTTTGCGGCGCTGACGGTGGCAGTCTGCTCGCCGGTGCTGGGTCGGCTGTTGGACCGGTATGGGCCGCGGCGTGTGATTGTGCCCTGCGTGACCGTGTTCGCGCTGGCCTTCGGCGCGTTGTCCCTGCTGAGCTCGCACCTGTGGCACCTCTACGCGATGTTTGTGTTGATTGGCGCCGTGGGCAACGGCACGGCCATGCTTTCGTACGCTCGAGCGATCAGCAGCTGGTTCGACCAGCGGCGCGGCCTCGCGCTGGCGTTGATGCTGACGGGCGGAACGGTGGGCGCCGTGGCGTGGCCTCCGGCGGCCCAGGCGTTGATCCTGCACTTCGGCTGGCGGTGGGCGTTTGCGGTGCTGGGGGGCCTGGTGCTGCTGGTGGGGCTGCCGACGGTGGCGACCATGGTGCGCGAGAATCCGGCTTCGCGCAAGCCAAGTGGAGACGCCCAGACCGGCGTCGAGTGGGCCGAGGGCTTGAAGTCGAGGGCGTTCTGGATCCTGGCGGTGGTGTTGTTCCTGGCGTCGATCAGCCAGAACGGGACGATTACGCATCTGCCCGCGCTGTTGACGGACCGGGGCGTGGATTCGAGCCGGGCCGCGCTGGCGGTGTCCGCGATGGGCGTGGCTGCCTTCCTGGGCCGCATGATTACAGGATGGCTGCTGGACCGCTTTCCCGCGCCGCGCGTGGGGTTTGTCCTGCTGGCCCTGGCAGCGGGCGGCGTGTTTGTGATGGCGAGCGCACGGACGCTGGAGACCGGGATCGTGGCCGCGGTCCTGATTGGGTTCGGGATGGGCGGAGAGGCGGACGTCACTCCGTTCCTGCTGTCGCGGTATTTCGGACTGCGGTCGTTTTCGACGCTGTACGGGCTGACGTGGACCTCGTATGCAATCGCGGGCGCGATTGGACCGATCCTGATGGGCCGCGCGTTCGATTCGTCCTCATCCTACGGCGGGATGATTGTGAAGCTGGCGGTACTCACCGTGGGAGCGGCGGCGCTGATGCTCTTCTTGCCGGCACTGCCGGAGAGCCGGGCGAAGCAGCCGGAGACGAGACTGCCGGGACCGCTGCTGACGGCTGAGGAGCCCGTGCCGCCGGTTGGTTGA
- the hemL gene encoding glutamate-1-semialdehyde 2,1-aminomutase, which produces MNTERSAQLMERARKLIPGGVNSPVRAFRGVGGSPRFIESGAGCRMVDVDGNSYIDYVCSWGPLILGHCFPPVMNAIRAVLETGTSFGAPTEREIELAEEISTAVPSMEMVRLVNSGTEATMSALRVARGFTGRDLTIKFEGCYHGHVDSLLVKAGSGMATLGIADTAGVPRAFAETTLALPYNSVEAIEAAFTAHGSEIAAVIVEPVVGNMGCVPPLPGYLQAMQALCNQHGALLIFDEVMTGFRVSFGGAQELYDIRPDLSTFGKVIGGGLPIAAYGGRADIMSRVAPSGNIYQAGTLSGNPLAVASGLAMLRYLKAHKDVYQQLDRAAARIAAAAPEGVTVNRVGSMFTFFFGTGPVTNWDTAKTADTARFNAFFHHMLENGVYLPPSQFEAGFVSAAHDDEAIEATVQAIRSFR; this is translated from the coding sequence TTGAACACTGAACGAAGCGCCCAGCTGATGGAGCGTGCCCGGAAACTGATCCCCGGAGGCGTCAACTCGCCCGTCCGCGCCTTTCGCGGCGTCGGCGGCTCGCCCCGTTTTATTGAGAGCGGCGCCGGCTGCCGCATGGTCGATGTGGACGGCAACTCCTACATCGACTACGTCTGCTCGTGGGGCCCGCTGATCCTCGGCCACTGCTTTCCGCCCGTGATGAACGCCATCCGCGCGGTGCTCGAAACCGGCACCAGCTTCGGAGCGCCCACCGAACGCGAAATCGAGCTCGCCGAAGAGATCTCCACCGCCGTCCCCTCCATGGAGATGGTGCGCCTGGTGAACTCGGGCACCGAAGCCACCATGAGCGCCCTGCGCGTGGCCCGCGGCTTCACCGGCCGCGACCTCACCATCAAGTTCGAAGGCTGCTACCACGGCCACGTCGACTCCCTGCTGGTCAAGGCCGGCAGCGGCATGGCCACCCTCGGCATCGCCGACACCGCCGGCGTCCCCCGTGCCTTCGCTGAAACCACGCTCGCCCTGCCCTACAACAGCGTCGAAGCCATCGAGGCCGCCTTCACCGCCCACGGCAGCGAAATCGCCGCCGTTATCGTCGAGCCCGTCGTCGGCAACATGGGCTGCGTCCCGCCCCTGCCCGGCTACCTCCAGGCGATGCAGGCCCTCTGCAACCAGCACGGCGCCCTGCTCATCTTCGACGAAGTCATGACCGGCTTCCGCGTCAGCTTCGGCGGAGCCCAGGAACTCTACGACATCCGCCCGGACCTCTCCACCTTCGGCAAAGTCATCGGCGGCGGACTCCCCATCGCAGCCTACGGCGGGCGCGCCGACATCATGAGCCGCGTCGCCCCCTCCGGCAACATCTACCAGGCCGGCACGCTCTCCGGCAATCCGCTGGCCGTCGCCTCCGGCCTGGCCATGCTCCGCTACCTCAAGGCCCACAAGGACGTCTACCAACAGCTCGACCGCGCCGCCGCCCGCATCGCCGCCGCCGCGCCCGAAGGCGTCACCGTCAACCGCGTCGGCTCCATGTTCACGTTCTTCTTCGGCACCGGCCCGGTCACCAACTGGGACACCGCCAAGACCGCCGACACCGCGCGCTTCAACGCCTTCTTCCACCACATGCTGGAGAACGGCGTCTATCTGCCCCCGTCCCAGTTCGAGGCCGGCTTCGTCAGCGCCGCCCACGACGACGAAGCAATCGAGGCCACCGTGCAGGCCATCCGGTCATTCCGCTAA
- a CDS encoding carboxymuconolactone decarboxylase family protein, whose amino-acid sequence MLEQERPGLQGEAFVESLIRDLETSQLDAREKELFRFVDKVNHQSPHITAADMAPLHAVGYDDEAIYYAITVCALFNFYNRWIDASGVHALSDEAHRMGGKRSAGMGYVRK is encoded by the coding sequence TTGCTGGAGCAGGAACGCCCGGGGCTGCAGGGCGAGGCGTTCGTCGAGAGTCTGATTCGTGACCTCGAGACGTCGCAGCTGGATGCCAGGGAGAAGGAGTTGTTCCGTTTCGTCGACAAGGTGAACCATCAATCGCCGCACATCACGGCGGCGGATATGGCGCCGCTGCACGCGGTGGGCTACGACGACGAAGCGATCTACTACGCCATCACGGTATGCGCGCTGTTCAACTTCTATAACCGCTGGATCGATGCCAGCGGGGTGCACGCGTTGTCGGACGAAGCGCACCGCATGGGCGGAAAGAGGTCGGCTGGAATGGGCTATGTCAGAAAGTAG